The Cucumis melo cultivar AY chromosome 5, USDA_Cmelo_AY_1.0, whole genome shotgun sequence genome has a segment encoding these proteins:
- the LOC127149606 gene encoding uncharacterized protein LOC127149606, which translates to MDDLNEEVGVGELNATVEETPKELKRRRGPTIMFDVTRIRSLGDKKVVRYNEDGAPIGENGAKLKSFIGSATHYHVPITYMSWKSMPAELKDKIFTTVEAAFVIDPRSRKNVLQTAGISFRQFKNWLTTKYIIPHKDEPQLLQVPPEKYSFIEQNHWEEFVRSRLSETFQEKRKLQQDRRSKNKYNHRISRKGYANLKEEMKDGSNEVYVDRAKLWKKARVNK; encoded by the exons ATGGACGATCTTAATGAAGAAGTTGGTGTCGGTGAGTTGAATGCAACAGTTGAAGAAACCCCAAAAGAGTTGAAGCGACGACGAGGACCTACTATTATGTTTGATGTAACTCGCATTAGAAGTTTGGGAGACAAGAAGGTGGTGAGGTACAATGAAGACGGAGCACCTATTGGTGAGAATGGAGCAAAGTTAAAGTCTTTCATAGGGTCTGCAACCCATTATCATGTCCCTATCACATATATGTCTTGGAAAAGTATGCCTGCAGAACTGAAAGATAAGATATTCACTACAGTTGAG gCTGCATTCGTCATTGATCCAAGATCTAGGAAAAACGTTCTCCAAACTGCAGGTATTTCGTTTCGTCAGTTTAAGAACTGGCTAACAACGAAATACATCATCCCGCATAAAGATGAACCACAATTGCTTCAAGTTCCACCTGAAAAGTATTCCTTCATTGAGCAAAATCACTGGGAAGAGTTTGTAAGGTCAAGGTTATCAGAGACCTTTCAG gaaaaaagaaaattacaacaAGATAGACGATCGAAGAACAAATACAATCATAGAATCTCAAGGAAAGGGTATGCCAATCTTAAGGAGGAAATG AAGGATGGTTCAAATGAAGTTtatgttgatcg